From the genome of Gammaproteobacteria bacterium, one region includes:
- a CDS encoding efflux RND transporter periplasmic adaptor subunit has product MHNQLIFGLFLLIGLGSAQAAENGALLSHKAQYQLHTKEQLLDGVVEAVNRATISSEVSGRVTAIKVDVDDFVEKNQIIAYVRDKEYKAGLSKANAALQSARAEAKDARLDFDRKKDLANQGLISVAMLDQAQARLNAAEANVNAAEAQVTEANEQVGNTAIRAPYSGIVTERLIEVGEMASPGKPIMSGLAMNKLRVNVQVPQAFINAVRQHKKASIILPDGRRIDAAKLTIYPIADAAHHTFRVRLDLPENTEQIFPGMLVKASFTVAEEQALLVPAQAAFHRSEVSAIYVIAADGKISMRQVRLGNRKNDLIEILSGLRAGETIALDPVQAGVQLKSQAGGK; this is encoded by the coding sequence ATGCACAACCAACTGATTTTTGGACTATTTCTCTTGATTGGCCTGGGTTCGGCGCAAGCTGCCGAAAATGGCGCGCTGCTTAGCCACAAGGCGCAATACCAGCTACACACCAAAGAACAGCTGTTGGATGGCGTGGTAGAGGCCGTCAATCGGGCGACCATTTCCTCTGAAGTTTCCGGCCGCGTCACCGCCATCAAGGTGGATGTGGATGATTTCGTGGAAAAAAATCAAATCATCGCCTACGTCCGCGACAAGGAATACAAAGCCGGCCTGAGCAAAGCCAATGCCGCGCTGCAATCTGCCCGAGCCGAAGCCAAGGATGCTCGTCTGGATTTCGACCGCAAAAAGGATCTGGCCAACCAGGGACTGATTTCCGTGGCCATGCTGGATCAGGCCCAGGCACGACTGAACGCCGCCGAAGCCAACGTCAACGCTGCTGAAGCCCAGGTCACCGAAGCCAACGAACAAGTCGGCAACACCGCGATCCGCGCGCCCTATTCCGGCATTGTCACCGAGCGTCTCATTGAGGTGGGCGAAATGGCCAGCCCCGGCAAACCCATCATGAGCGGCTTGGCCATGAACAAATTGCGCGTCAATGTACAAGTGCCACAAGCCTTCATCAACGCCGTGCGCCAGCACAAGAAAGCCAGCATCATTTTGCCGGACGGTCGTCGCATTGATGCCGCCAAACTGACCATTTACCCCATTGCCGATGCCGCCCACCACACCTTCCGTGTGCGTCTGGATTTGCCGGAAAACACCGAGCAGATTTTCCCCGGCATGTTGGTGAAAGCCTCGTTCACCGTGGCTGAAGAACAAGCCCTGCTGGTTCCCGCCCAAGCTGCGTTCCACCGCAGCGAAGTCAGCGCAATCTACGTGATTGCCGCCGACGGTAAGATCAGCATGCGCCAGGTGCGCCTGGGCAACCGCAAAAACGATCTCATTGAAATTCTGTCAGGTCTGCGCGCCGGTGAAACCATCGCT
- a CDS encoding EAL domain-containing protein codes for MRKLSQTHADSSRHVVERLGIFTLLLAILLYSDHFGFALFHSLAELFTILVSLIMAVVAWQGFRFTRNHYLLVLGSGYFWVGLLGLLHTFTYPGVTIITPPSVDTSAQLWMATRLLEAITLLSAVFFLSRAVPAWRLNLLMAGYTVAVTAMIFNGQFPATYSLEYGLTPTKIYGQYVIIAILLIALWFTWSRRVLLDRTLLRQMLAAILFTIAAEITFSADETLHASFNVIGHVFKFISFWLVFDALILASLTKPYTLMSNEANSFHAIPMPVLLLAPNGTILSANPAASQMSGLAINDMLGKHCHPLFHPHDIGEQQCPLCQHIRNQEELRGFEMPYDNDTWHEFMLTPIGATVPGIIHVSHDITLHRQLLNSVRQNEQKYRNLVENIKGDLFFYTRDLQGEYQYVSASVERVLGFQPEQFLLLAPKAFALLHQPTGDNTSNSELEINDAHGKPHQLEISESTIFNVRGEPIGTEGIAYDVSRHIEMDRHLRAINDQLTQSQQRLALHVQRTPLGVIEFDTQFRITQWNHAAEKIFGYRRNEVLLKSGAILVPANEQQNIQNAWDELMSQQRGFQTTRHNLAKDGHIIICEWYNSVLTDENDQVIGVASLVNDITDREIAEARLNYQANYDSLTELPNRQAAMDSIDTAINSAKRNQTSMAMLFIDLDLFKHVNDTLGHAIGDEMLIEVANRLRKSVRSIDTVARLGGDEFLIILQDLPELRQAKAVVRKVLSSLRPTFHIGELKLHIAASIGISGYPDDSDSPQTLLAYADTAMYKAKEKGRNTYAFFDQKMSEKASRRLQLESRLRHAIAQNELELYFQPQISLQDQRIIGAEALLRWRDDELGQISPDEFIPLAEDTGLIQPIGQWVLDQACQAATKWQDLYPHPIRVSVNFSPRQLHDENCLMHLEQALHHSRLPGHLLEMEITERLLLENIQGTLNLLFQIKQLGIRLALDDFGTGYSSLGYLKRFPFDALKIDKAFVLDVLQNKDDAALCQAIIAMAKILGLEVVAEGTETLNHVSFLKQSGADTAQGYVLARPMPLNRFLSYITQYKPDKSF; via the coding sequence ATGCGCAAACTCAGCCAAACCCATGCCGACTCATCCAGGCATGTTGTCGAACGACTTGGTATTTTTACCTTGTTGCTGGCTATTTTGCTGTACAGCGATCATTTTGGCTTCGCGCTCTTTCACAGCCTGGCGGAGCTGTTTACCATCCTTGTCTCGCTGATCATGGCCGTGGTGGCCTGGCAAGGCTTCCGCTTTACCCGCAACCACTATCTGCTAGTGCTAGGCAGCGGCTATTTCTGGGTAGGCTTGCTGGGTCTGCTGCACACCTTCACCTACCCCGGTGTTACCATCATCACCCCGCCCAGCGTCGACACCAGCGCCCAACTCTGGATGGCCACTCGCCTGCTTGAGGCCATCACCCTGCTGTCCGCAGTATTTTTCCTGTCTCGCGCCGTCCCGGCCTGGCGGCTGAATCTGCTGATGGCCGGATACACCGTCGCGGTGACTGCGATGATATTCAACGGCCAGTTTCCAGCCACCTACTCACTTGAGTATGGTCTAACCCCGACGAAAATTTATGGCCAATACGTCATTATTGCGATCTTGCTGATCGCACTGTGGTTCACCTGGTCACGCAGGGTGTTGCTGGATCGCACTTTACTGCGGCAAATGTTGGCGGCGATTTTATTCACCATCGCGGCAGAAATTACCTTTAGCGCCGATGAAACCCTGCATGCGTCGTTCAACGTCATTGGCCATGTGTTTAAATTCATTTCGTTCTGGCTGGTATTCGATGCATTGATTCTGGCGTCACTGACCAAACCCTACACGCTGATGAGCAACGAGGCTAACAGCTTCCACGCCATCCCCATGCCCGTATTACTGCTGGCACCGAATGGCACCATACTCAGCGCCAACCCCGCCGCCAGTCAAATGAGCGGTCTGGCCATCAACGACATGCTGGGCAAACATTGTCACCCGCTGTTTCATCCCCACGATATTGGCGAACAGCAATGCCCACTCTGTCAGCACATCCGCAATCAGGAAGAACTGCGCGGTTTTGAGATGCCCTACGACAACGACACCTGGCATGAGTTTATGCTCACGCCGATTGGTGCGACTGTGCCCGGCATCATTCACGTCAGTCACGACATTACCTTGCACCGACAACTGCTCAACAGCGTTCGCCAGAACGAGCAGAAATATCGCAATCTGGTGGAAAACATCAAAGGTGATCTGTTTTTCTATACTCGTGATCTGCAGGGCGAATATCAGTACGTGAGCGCCTCGGTGGAACGCGTGCTGGGTTTCCAGCCAGAACAGTTTTTACTGCTTGCACCCAAAGCGTTCGCTTTGCTGCATCAACCTACCGGCGACAATACCAGTAACAGCGAACTGGAAATCAACGATGCTCATGGCAAACCCCACCAACTGGAAATCAGTGAAAGCACTATTTTTAACGTGCGTGGCGAACCCATTGGCACCGAAGGCATCGCCTACGACGTCAGTCGCCACATTGAAATGGATCGACATCTGCGCGCCATTAATGATCAACTTACCCAATCACAACAACGCCTGGCGCTGCATGTCCAACGCACGCCGTTGGGCGTGATTGAATTCGACACCCAATTTCGCATCACCCAGTGGAATCATGCAGCAGAAAAAATCTTTGGCTATCGGCGCAACGAAGTATTGCTCAAATCTGGCGCAATACTGGTACCTGCGAATGAACAACAAAATATCCAGAATGCCTGGGATGAGCTGATGAGCCAGCAACGCGGCTTTCAGACCACTCGGCACAATCTCGCCAAAGATGGTCACATCATCATTTGCGAGTGGTACAACTCCGTGCTCACCGACGAAAATGATCAAGTCATCGGCGTTGCCTCACTGGTCAACGACATCACCGATCGCGAAATCGCCGAAGCCCGACTCAACTACCAGGCCAACTACGACAGCCTGACCGAATTGCCCAACCGCCAGGCAGCGATGGACAGCATCGACACTGCAATCAACAGCGCCAAACGCAACCAGACCTCCATGGCGATGCTGTTCATCGATCTGGATTTGTTCAAGCACGTCAACGACACACTCGGCCATGCCATCGGCGATGAGATGCTGATCGAAGTCGCCAATCGACTGCGCAAAAGCGTGCGTTCAATAGATACTGTTGCTCGCCTTGGCGGCGACGAATTTCTCATCATCCTGCAAGATCTGCCTGAACTCCGACAAGCCAAAGCCGTGGTGCGTAAAGTGTTATCCAGCCTGCGCCCGACGTTCCACATCGGCGAACTCAAGCTGCACATCGCCGCCAGCATAGGCATCAGCGGCTATCCCGATGACAGCGATAGTCCGCAAACCCTGCTGGCCTATGCCGATACCGCCATGTACAAAGCCAAGGAAAAAGGCCGCAATACCTACGCATTTTTTGATCAGAAAATGAGTGAAAAGGCCAGCCGCCGCCTGCAACTGGAATCACGCCTGCGCCATGCCATTGCCCAAAATGAACTGGAACTGTACTTCCAGCCGCAAATCAGCCTGCAAGATCAACGTATCATCGGTGCCGAAGCACTGCTGCGCTGGCGTGATGACGAACTGGGCCAGATCAGCCCCGACGAATTCATTCCACTGGCCGAAGACACCGGTCTGATCCAGCCCATCGGCCAGTGGGTACTCGATCAGGCCTGCCAGGCCGCCACCAAATGGCAAGACCTGTATCCGCACCCCATTCGCGTTTCAGTGAATTTTTCACCACGTCAGCTGCATGACGAAAACTGCCTCATGCATCTTGAACAAGCCCTGCACCACAGCCGCCTGCCTGGCCACCTGCTGGAAATGGAAATCACCGAGCGACTGTTGCTGGAAAACATCCAGGGCACGCTCAACCTGCTGTTCCAGATCAAACAATTGGGCATACGCCTGGCGCTGGACGATTTTGGTACCGGATACTCGTCGCTGGGCTACCTCAAACGCTTCCCCTTCGACGCGCTGAAAATCGACAAAGCCTTCGTGCTGGATGTGTTGCAGAACAAGGACGATGCCGCCCTGTGCCAGGCCATCATCGCCATGGCCAAAATCCTCGGCCTGGAAGTGGTGGCCGAAGGCACCGAAACCCTCAACCACGTCAGTTTCCTGAAGCAAAGCGGCGCCGACACCGCCCAAGGCTACGTCCTGGCGCGACCTATGCCGTTGAACCGTTTCCTCAGCTATATCACCCAATACAAACCAGACAAAAGCTTCTAG
- a CDS encoding SulP family inorganic anion transporter: MSRNRRSYSPWMLTLFPFLMWWHRVDGQSLRADLLAGLTGAVVVLPQGVAFATIAGMPPEYGLYAGMVPAIIAALYGSSWHLVSGPTTAASIVLFSAISAYAEPGSIDYVRLVLTLTFMVGVIQLTMGLARLGTLVNFISHSVVIGFTAGAAILIIAAQIKNFFGLEMERGLRFYEVLLSMVSQLDKINWFVTTVALATLLSGIAARRWWRKFPYMIVAMTVGTGLSILFNGIYGQSYTGISTVGALPEQLPPLSSPEFSLEVIRELAPVAFAVTLFALTEAVSIARSIAVKSGQQINGNQEFIGQGMSNIFGGFFSGYVATGSFNRSGLNYEAGAKTPLSAVFAAVMLMGIVLLVAPYVTYLPNAAMAGILFLVGWTLIDFHHIKRVLKASRSEGGILVATFVATLFLELEFAIFLGVLLSLIAYLNRTSRPRILSRMPDPRLPHRAFNTDPELQECPQLKIVRIDGSLFFGAVAHCRDTFARFSEMHPEQKHVLVVCSGIHFVDVAGAEFLVEEANRHRREGGGMYLYDVKDAVCSCFKQGGYGQEIGQENIFRSKQEALNVITSQRLDREICRRCPHRVFKECATLAGEKESDSSSS, encoded by the coding sequence ATGTCGCGTAACCGACGTTCCTATTCCCCCTGGATGCTGACGCTGTTCCCGTTTTTGATGTGGTGGCATCGGGTTGACGGACAAAGCCTGAGAGCGGACCTGCTGGCGGGCTTGACTGGCGCGGTGGTGGTGTTGCCTCAAGGGGTGGCGTTTGCCACCATCGCCGGTATGCCGCCGGAATATGGTTTGTACGCGGGCATGGTGCCGGCAATCATCGCTGCGCTGTACGGTTCGTCATGGCATTTAGTGTCCGGGCCGACTACGGCGGCGTCCATTGTGTTGTTTTCCGCCATCAGCGCCTATGCTGAACCCGGTAGCATTGATTACGTGCGTTTGGTGTTGACGCTGACGTTCATGGTGGGCGTGATTCAGTTGACCATGGGACTGGCGCGGCTAGGCACGCTGGTGAATTTTATTTCGCATTCGGTGGTGATTGGCTTTACTGCCGGTGCTGCCATTCTGATCATTGCCGCGCAGATTAAAAACTTTTTTGGTTTGGAAATGGAGCGCGGCCTGCGATTTTACGAAGTCCTGCTGAGCATGGTTTCGCAGCTGGATAAAATCAACTGGTTTGTGACGACGGTGGCGCTGGCGACCTTGCTGTCGGGCATTGCTGCGCGACGTTGGTGGCGCAAGTTTCCATACATGATTGTCGCGATGACGGTGGGGACAGGGTTGTCGATCTTGTTTAACGGCATTTATGGTCAGTCGTATACGGGTATTTCTACCGTGGGTGCATTGCCCGAGCAATTGCCACCGTTGTCGTCACCGGAATTTAGTCTGGAAGTGATTCGTGAACTGGCGCCGGTGGCGTTTGCGGTGACGCTGTTTGCACTCACCGAAGCGGTGTCGATTGCCCGATCCATTGCGGTTAAGTCAGGACAGCAGATAAACGGTAATCAGGAATTTATTGGTCAGGGAATGTCGAATATTTTCGGCGGATTTTTCTCAGGTTATGTGGCCACCGGTTCGTTTAATCGCAGTGGTTTGAATTATGAGGCAGGGGCAAAAACGCCCCTGTCGGCAGTGTTTGCTGCGGTGATGCTGATGGGCATCGTGTTGCTGGTGGCACCCTACGTGACTTATCTTCCCAATGCGGCGATGGCGGGAATTTTGTTTTTGGTGGGCTGGACGCTGATTGATTTTCATCACATCAAACGGGTGCTCAAGGCGAGTCGATCTGAAGGTGGAATTCTGGTGGCCACGTTTGTGGCGACACTGTTCCTGGAATTGGAATTCGCTATTTTTCTCGGTGTGTTGTTGTCACTCATTGCCTATCTGAATCGCACTTCCCGGCCGCGTATTTTGTCACGCATGCCTGATCCTCGTTTGCCGCATCGTGCATTTAATACTGACCCTGAATTGCAGGAATGTCCGCAGTTAAAAATTGTTCGTATTGATGGTTCGTTGTTTTTTGGTGCGGTAGCACATTGTCGTGACACCTTCGCCAGATTTTCCGAAATGCATCCAGAACAAAAACATGTGCTGGTGGTGTGCTCGGGAATTCATTTTGTCGATGTCGCTGGCGCGGAATTTTTGGTTGAGGAAGCCAATCGTCATCGACGTGAAGGCGGCGGCATGTATTTGTATGATGTAAAGGATGCGGTGTGCAGTTGCTTTAAGCAAGGTGGCTATGGTCAGGAAATTGGCCAGGAGAACATTTTCCGCTCCAAGCAGGAAGCCTTAAACGTCATCACATCTCAGCGACTGGATCGCGAAATCTGTCGCCGCTGTCCGCACAGGGTATTTAAAGAATGTGCGACGCTGGCGGGTGAAAAAGAAAGTGATTCGAGCAGTTCCTAA
- a CDS encoding response regulator, whose translation MSSKFAVLSVDDEPATQDLIGYALDNEFDLLYANSGEQALQMLQQQKPDLILLDVRMQGIDGYQLCRTIKDTADTASLPIIFVSAMDSLEERLQGYQAGGDDYLIKPFQAEELRTKTKLAIETKRRADQLQQNANDAMRTAMTAMTSTGELGVVLNFLSESFRCNNYQALAQAILDSMANYQLNCCLQIRSEKQIVELAATGSVSAIESSLLTKLASEKRIFDFGNRTAFNFPGITLLIKNMPQDDSERYGRIKDNVALLVEGADARIHAIAASNAVSLQQQALSLALDGVENAIQGINQKYHQQQQHSASILEDLRAQVEESFFHLGLSEQQEQKLMEIVNSTLTRSQALFDQGLEVDQLLGQLAKRIEQFH comes from the coding sequence GTGAGCAGTAAATTTGCCGTACTTTCCGTGGATGATGAGCCGGCAACACAGGATTTAATCGGTTACGCCCTCGACAACGAATTTGATCTGCTGTATGCCAACTCCGGCGAACAAGCACTGCAGATGCTGCAACAACAAAAACCGGATTTGATTCTGCTGGACGTGCGTATGCAAGGCATCGACGGTTACCAGCTATGTCGCACCATCAAAGATACTGCTGACACCGCTTCACTCCCCATCATTTTCGTTTCAGCAATGGATTCGCTCGAAGAACGCCTGCAGGGCTATCAGGCAGGTGGCGATGATTACCTCATCAAACCATTTCAAGCCGAAGAGTTGCGTACCAAGACCAAACTCGCCATTGAAACCAAACGCCGCGCCGATCAACTGCAACAAAATGCTAACGACGCCATGCGCACCGCCATGACAGCCATGACCAGCACCGGCGAACTCGGCGTTGTACTCAATTTTTTGTCGGAAAGTTTCCGCTGCAACAATTACCAGGCACTCGCCCAGGCCATCCTCGACAGCATGGCCAACTACCAGCTCAATTGCTGTTTACAAATTCGCAGTGAAAAACAGATCGTCGAACTGGCAGCCACCGGCAGTGTCAGCGCGATCGAAAGCAGTCTGCTGACCAAACTCGCCAGCGAGAAGCGTATTTTCGATTTTGGCAATCGCACTGCGTTTAATTTTCCCGGCATCACACTGCTGATAAAAAACATGCCGCAGGATGACAGCGAACGCTACGGTCGCATCAAGGACAACGTCGCACTGTTAGTCGAAGGCGCTGACGCACGCATTCACGCCATTGCCGCCAGCAATGCAGTCTCACTGCAGCAACAGGCACTCAGTCTGGCCCTGGATGGGGTTGAAAATGCCATTCAGGGCATCAACCAGAAATATCATCAACAGCAACAGCACAGCGCCAGCATTCTCGAAGATTTGCGTGCCCAGGTAGAAGAATCTTTTTTCCACCTGGGATTATCCGAGCAGCAAGAACAAAAATTGATGGAGATCGTCAACTCCACCCTGACTCGCAGCCAGGCGCTGTTTGATCAGGGATTGGAAGTCGATCAATTACTGGGACAACTGGCCAAACGCATTGAGCAGTTCCATTAG
- the mutM gene encoding bifunctional DNA-formamidopyrimidine glycosylase/DNA-(apurinic or apyrimidinic site) lyase — translation MPELPEVETTRRGIAPHIEGQTVQRVILRRDTLRWPIPDNLDRLLRNQPLQQVTRRAKYLQLQFAHGMLLIHLGMSGGLRILHSPIPAPGKHDHVDIIFSNGTVLRFHDPRRFGCVLWSDDGNHSLLTELGPEPLDDTFDAQYLFDLSRKKTVNIKGFIMNSRNVVGVGNIYASEALFMAGILPTTAAGDVSRARFEKLCQSIKLVLTRAIDQGGTTLKDFSNSDGKPGYFAQQLQVYGREGLPCPKCANAISKSILAQRATYYCGRCQR, via the coding sequence ATGCCCGAATTACCCGAAGTCGAAACCACGCGTCGCGGTATTGCGCCCCATATTGAGGGTCAAACCGTACAGCGCGTGATTCTACGGCGCGACACTTTGCGTTGGCCAATCCCTGACAACCTTGACCGCCTGCTCCGCAATCAACCTCTACAGCAAGTAACCCGCCGCGCCAAGTATCTGCAACTGCAATTTGCCCACGGCATGCTGCTCATTCATTTAGGCATGTCTGGCGGCCTGCGCATCCTGCACTCACCAATACCAGCCCCAGGCAAACACGATCACGTCGACATTATTTTTAGCAACGGCACCGTACTGCGCTTTCATGATCCTCGCCGGTTTGGATGTGTGCTATGGAGTGATGACGGTAATCACTCACTACTGACAGAACTTGGTCCCGAGCCACTGGATGATACGTTTGATGCTCAATACCTTTTTGATCTATCGCGAAAAAAGACTGTAAATATTAAAGGGTTTATCATGAACAGCCGAAACGTGGTGGGGGTTGGAAACATCTACGCCAGCGAAGCATTATTCATGGCAGGAATATTACCCACCACCGCTGCGGGCGATGTTAGCCGGGCGCGTTTTGAGAAACTGTGTCAGTCCATTAAGCTGGTATTGACCCGCGCTATTGACCAAGGCGGCACCACACTCAAGGACTTCAGCAACAGTGATGGCAAACCTGGTTACTTTGCCCAGCAGTTGCAGGTTTACGGACGGGAAGGATTGCCTTGTCCGAAGTGTGCGAATGCAATCAGTAAATCCATTTTGGCACAGCGCGCCACCTATTATTGCGGACGGTGCCAACGATAG
- a CDS encoding DUF4340 domain-containing protein, with translation MSRLGILNLLLFVTLLGLGAFVYFAPTPSKETPQQSFDAVNAEQVTQILLQRNNLDDVKLEKINGHWMLNYRQQMLPAHQWRIDNLLQLLQAKSEHRFDTQEPGKFGLAPPRAQIRFNDYTLLIGDNDPIQRQRYIAHNNTVMLVTDQYYIHLFADLTNYLSLSPLDDLTITDVRIQQANITLQSDERKAWLDQWRHLQALQVIAAQDITSGRNIDIIYGNGQQLSLLLQDKFLVRPDLALAYELNDLQLQSLLQPQ, from the coding sequence ATGAGCCGGCTTGGCATTCTCAACCTGCTCCTGTTCGTAACCTTGTTGGGCTTGGGTGCATTTGTTTATTTTGCGCCCACGCCCAGCAAAGAGACGCCCCAGCAATCGTTTGATGCGGTAAACGCCGAGCAAGTGACACAGATTCTGTTGCAGCGCAACAATCTGGACGACGTGAAACTAGAAAAAATCAACGGCCACTGGATGCTGAATTACCGACAGCAGATGCTGCCCGCCCACCAGTGGCGAATCGATAACTTGCTGCAGTTACTGCAAGCCAAAAGCGAACACCGATTTGACACCCAGGAACCTGGCAAATTCGGCCTCGCACCGCCGCGTGCACAAATTCGCTTTAACGATTACACCCTGTTGATCGGCGACAACGACCCGATTCAGCGTCAGCGCTACATCGCGCACAACAACACCGTCATGCTGGTCACCGATCAATATTACATTCACTTGTTTGCGGATCTGACCAACTACCTGAGCCTGAGTCCACTGGACGATCTGACAATTACCGATGTTCGCATCCAGCAAGCCAACATCACCCTGCAAAGTGATGAACGCAAAGCCTGGCTTGATCAATGGCGTCATCTGCAGGCGCTGCAAGTCATCGCAGCCCAAGATATTACATCCGGCCGCAACATTGATATTATCTATGGCAACGGTCAGCAGCTATCACTATTGCTGCAAGATAAATTTTTAGTGCGCCCTGACTTGGCCCTGGCCTACGAACTCAACGATCTGCAGTTACAGTCGCTGCTGCAACCGCAGTAA
- a CDS encoding GldG family protein yields MQINPKVKRQLRFQNAGFVLLFLTLIGLLAWLSQRYDIQGDWSASQRNSASEATIAVLKTLSEPVTIRAFVSQANQQGRKQIQQLVNLYQRHKSDITLTFIDPVTEPAMVRELGISADGEMLIEYGQKQQKLQTVSEQDLTNNLQKLARSSDGNVLFVQGHGERQLDNKSNIDFGNFATQLKSKGVQLGSINLATSGSIPDHTLALVIADPQSGFLPGEIQLILDYVDNGGNLLWLLEPGSNNLRQLAENLGVEILPGILVDLNTQILGIRDPRFAIVAEYPMHAITQGFDTLTLFPQAAGLEFNGAEQWDAENLLVTLPRSWLENDDLSSEIRFDEGSDTQGPIVIGLALTRQIDGQNNLPQIDSEELDAPAESSDTIDPPPREQHQRIIVIGDADFLSNAYLGQAGNLQVGLNIIDWLSNDDQLISIPAKTAVDQQLNLSSVQQGIIAVSFLLLLPLGLLTVGLWLWFKRRRS; encoded by the coding sequence ATGCAAATCAATCCCAAGGTAAAACGCCAATTACGGTTTCAGAATGCCGGCTTCGTCCTGCTGTTTTTAACGCTCATCGGTTTGCTTGCCTGGCTCAGCCAGCGCTATGACATTCAGGGTGACTGGAGCGCCAGCCAGCGCAACAGCGCCAGCGAAGCCACGATTGCAGTACTAAAAACACTGTCTGAACCCGTCACCATTCGCGCGTTCGTCAGTCAGGCCAACCAGCAAGGCCGCAAACAAATTCAGCAACTGGTCAACCTCTACCAGCGCCACAAGTCAGACATTACACTGACCTTCATTGACCCGGTCACCGAACCAGCCATGGTGCGCGAACTGGGTATCAGTGCTGATGGCGAGATGCTGATTGAGTACGGCCAAAAACAGCAAAAACTGCAAACCGTTTCAGAGCAAGACCTCACCAACAATCTGCAAAAACTTGCCCGCAGCAGTGACGGCAATGTGTTGTTCGTGCAGGGTCATGGCGAGCGCCAACTCGACAACAAGAGCAATATTGATTTTGGCAACTTCGCCACGCAGCTCAAAAGCAAAGGCGTGCAACTGGGCAGCATCAATCTGGCCACCAGCGGCAGCATTCCTGACCACACACTGGCACTGGTCATTGCCGATCCACAAAGTGGATTTTTACCCGGCGAAATTCAACTGATACTTGATTACGTCGACAACGGCGGTAATTTGCTGTGGCTGCTTGAACCCGGCAGCAACAATTTGCGTCAACTGGCAGAAAATCTTGGCGTTGAAATTTTACCTGGCATATTGGTCGATCTGAACACACAGATTCTCGGCATTCGTGATCCGCGCTTTGCCATCGTTGCCGAATACCCAATGCATGCCATCACCCAGGGATTTGATACGCTCACGCTGTTTCCGCAAGCCGCCGGCCTGGAGTTCAACGGCGCAGAGCAGTGGGACGCAGAAAATTTATTGGTCACCCTGCCGCGCAGCTGGTTGGAAAACGATGACCTGAGTAGCGAAATTCGTTTCGACGAAGGCAGCGATACTCAAGGCCCGATCGTGATTGGCCTTGCACTGACGCGCCAAATCGACGGCCAAAATAATTTACCGCAAATCGACAGCGAAGAACTGGATGCGCCTGCCGAAAGCAGCGACACCATCGACCCGCCCCCTCGCGAACAACACCAGCGCATCATCGTCATTGGCGATGCTGATTTCCTGTCCAACGCCTACCTCGGTCAAGCCGGCAATCTGCAAGTGGGTCTGAACATCATCGACTGGTTGAGCAACGACGATCAACTGATCAGCATTCCTGCCAAAACGGCGGTCGATCAACAGCTCAATCTCAGCAGCGTGCAACAAGGCATTATTGCTGTCAGCTTCCTGCTGTTGTTGCCACTGGGATTACTGACCGTAGGCTTGTGGCTGTGGTTTAAGAGAAGACGTTCATAA